Proteins encoded by one window of Paenibacillus sp. DCT19:
- a CDS encoding nitroreductase — protein sequence MGTSAMETLIRKRRTIRQFNGKRLTKETILQLLDAAVWAPVHSRKEPWRFILFMEEGRKQFSDAVLYTFSKEERERWAEKLEKDYCDSMQAHLLVVIDADPRQRVWEDAVGAASALIQNIQLLAWEQEIGVVWKTNEYNFDPDFYARTGVRTGERIIGTLHLGYFDSNKVPKPRPRTPVHQLLTYISSAEQSQQQ from the coding sequence ATGGGAACATCTGCGATGGAGACGTTAATTCGTAAACGAAGAACCATTCGTCAATTCAATGGAAAACGACTAACAAAAGAAACGATCCTTCAGTTGCTGGACGCAGCTGTATGGGCACCGGTGCACTCACGTAAAGAACCATGGCGCTTCATATTGTTTATGGAAGAGGGTAGGAAGCAATTTTCTGATGCAGTGCTATATACATTCTCGAAGGAAGAGCGGGAGCGTTGGGCAGAGAAATTAGAGAAAGACTATTGTGATTCGATGCAGGCGCATTTGCTCGTTGTGATTGATGCTGATCCAAGACAACGGGTGTGGGAAGATGCCGTAGGTGCAGCTTCAGCATTGATTCAGAACATACAGCTCCTGGCTTGGGAGCAGGAAATTGGTGTTGTGTGGAAGACGAATGAGTATAACTTCGATCCAGACTTTTACGCTCGTACGGGTGTAAGAACGGGTGAACGGATCATCGGCACATTGCATCTCGGTTACTTTGATTCGAACAAGGTTCCCAAACCACGTCCACGTACACCTGTGCATCAACTGCTCACTTATATCTCCAGCGCAGAACAGAGCCAACAACAGTGA
- a CDS encoding cyclase family protein yields the protein MTRMLLSYPLSTHTPIYNGNPPVEIQQQSSIDQGKLYNQFIITSLNHNGTHIDGPWHFNPQGKKLTEIPLDNFIFNHPVVIDIPKQDDELITKADLEPYEHQIAGSDLVLIRTGFGNIRSTEPARYSNHNPGLAASAARYLMVFDSLRAVGLDAISAGAANHPDEAVAFHQTILGKDRVDGKYILVIEDMNLNHDLSNISKVYAIPLYIEGVDSSFATVFTET from the coding sequence ATGACACGAATGCTCTTGTCCTATCCTCTTAGCACACATACTCCCATATATAACGGAAATCCTCCGGTGGAGATCCAGCAGCAGTCGAGTATAGATCAAGGTAAGCTGTATAATCAGTTCATTATCACTTCCCTTAACCACAACGGTACACACATTGACGGACCATGGCATTTTAATCCTCAGGGCAAAAAGTTAACAGAGATTCCGTTAGATAACTTCATCTTTAACCATCCAGTCGTTATTGATATCCCTAAACAAGATGATGAGCTGATTACCAAAGCAGATCTTGAACCGTATGAACATCAAATTGCCGGCTCGGATCTAGTGTTGATTCGCACTGGTTTTGGCAATATTCGGTCAACAGAACCTGCCCGATACAGCAATCATAACCCGGGTCTTGCAGCATCTGCCGCCCGTTACCTGATGGTCTTTGACTCGTTGCGTGCGGTTGGATTGGATGCGATCTCAGCTGGTGCGGCTAATCATCCAGATGAGGCCGTTGCCTTTCACCAAACGATTTTAGGGAAAGACCGGGTAGACGGCAAGTATATTCTCGTGATTGAAGACATGAATCTGAATCATGATCTGTCTAATATTAGTAAGGTATATGCTATCCCATTATATATTGAAGGGGTAGACAGCAGTTTTGCAACGGTGTTTACCGAAACTTAA
- a CDS encoding family 43 glycosylhydrolase: MRETETIQNPVIPGMAPDPSIIRVGEVFYIATSTFHWNPGIQIFKSTDLANWEPIGFVLNNGEVNLRGTNTPAGIWAPHLSYDASTHKYWLAFSHMVNMAGREFNSDSYAMWAEDINGPWSDPIYITSIGFDPAIFHDDDGKHYVTILEWETRQGYQAPGHIVIAELDLEQGKVIGQWHRVTQGFTTRGCAEAPQIYKYQDYYYLILASGGTGYAHGVEIGRAKNIFGPYEPHPSGEPIITSSPRHLFSLGDPDAGHVEMYNPHSFMQKAGHGSLVQTQNGEWYMAHLMSRPLEGTLLNPLGRETSIQKMKWTQDGWLEMSDGSNLAKMQVEAMKGIGLSEMISHDVVDHFNNNSYNKVFMTPYRNQLANWVNTTERPGYLRIHGENSFFSQMNPAIMATRATSFHYEFQTKVEFNPDHYSETAGMGLYYDSNNWIYVHMTHSESTGGTILTVLQAKLGERIEHVHNRFAIPDGMVELKLVYNAGTAHFFYRLSEDREWEVALDQVDVAYLSDEGVNGEPGEIGGFTGLFNFVGSVDAHQHDSFADFEYYSVMNL, encoded by the coding sequence ATGAGAGAAACGGAAACGATCCAAAATCCTGTTATTCCAGGAATGGCACCAGATCCATCAATTATTCGGGTCGGTGAAGTATTTTACATTGCAACTTCTACGTTTCATTGGAATCCGGGCATACAAATTTTCAAATCAACAGATTTAGCCAACTGGGAGCCGATTGGGTTTGTACTAAATAACGGTGAGGTTAATCTTCGCGGAACGAATACACCGGCTGGGATCTGGGCTCCGCACTTATCCTATGATGCCTCGACCCACAAATACTGGTTAGCCTTTTCTCATATGGTCAATATGGCAGGACGTGAATTCAACTCGGATTCTTATGCAATGTGGGCAGAAGATATCAACGGACCATGGTCAGATCCCATCTATATCACATCCATTGGCTTCGATCCGGCTATTTTCCATGATGATGATGGCAAACATTATGTTACCATTCTTGAGTGGGAAACACGTCAAGGGTACCAAGCCCCAGGACATATTGTCATTGCTGAATTGGATCTGGAGCAGGGCAAGGTCATTGGCCAATGGCACCGTGTAACCCAGGGATTCACGACTCGTGGCTGTGCAGAAGCACCTCAAATTTATAAATATCAAGATTATTATTATCTCATTTTGGCTTCGGGTGGAACCGGTTATGCACATGGCGTTGAGATTGGGCGAGCGAAAAATATTTTTGGTCCATATGAGCCACATCCATCAGGGGAACCGATTATTACCTCATCACCTCGACATCTATTCTCACTTGGTGATCCGGATGCAGGACATGTCGAGATGTACAATCCACATTCCTTTATGCAAAAAGCAGGTCACGGATCATTAGTTCAGACTCAGAATGGCGAATGGTACATGGCCCATCTGATGTCACGTCCACTGGAAGGAACACTCCTGAATCCATTGGGGCGTGAAACCTCGATCCAAAAAATGAAATGGACGCAGGATGGATGGTTAGAAATGAGCGATGGCTCAAATCTCGCTAAGATGCAAGTCGAAGCTATGAAAGGTATTGGATTATCTGAGATGATATCTCATGACGTCGTGGATCATTTTAATAATAATTCATATAATAAGGTGTTTATGACTCCGTATCGCAATCAATTAGCGAATTGGGTGAACACGACTGAGCGTCCTGGATATTTACGCATTCATGGTGAAAACTCATTTTTCTCGCAAATGAATCCGGCGATTATGGCTACACGAGCAACCTCGTTTCATTATGAGTTCCAGACAAAAGTTGAATTCAATCCGGATCATTACTCGGAAACAGCGGGTATGGGACTTTATTATGATTCCAACAATTGGATTTATGTACACATGACTCATTCGGAATCGACTGGGGGTACCATTTTAACTGTATTACAGGCTAAACTAGGCGAACGCATCGAGCACGTGCATAACAGGTTTGCTATACCTGATGGTATGGTTGAGTTGAAGCTTGTCTACAATGCCGGTACAGCTCATTTCTTCTATCGTTTGAGTGAAGATAGGGAGTGGGAGGTTGCTCTGGATCAAGTCGATGTTGCATATTTGTCTGATGAAGGTGTGAATGGAGAACCTGGTGAAATTGGTGGATTTACAGGATTGTTTAACTTTGTTGGCTCTGTGGATGCGCACCAGCACGACTCGTTTGCAGATTTTGAATACTATTCTGTTATGAATTTGTAG
- a CDS encoding AraC family transcriptional regulator, which translates to MDKSLIGTKTNILPRIDWNIRFFGAHQQTVHSNWSMHKESHHAFEILIVLEGAQETVVEGEPLIIKKDDILLIPPGFEHTNKCISTEPMTYFCAHFDIDEPSLRMEIMKNCDWIYEPSNPYHGQLKACLQQWLDIFAEPDLLFAKAKIRAQIYLFELLDVLVDIQPLHKDNRTNQSMTTAKHAKEIAEAIKRSFKKQCITSNDTEDRTIHIQPIIASLGISPNYGLEVFQKIYQMSPRKYLSDLKLQEAKILLQQPEISLFEIAHRLGYKNLSHFSRQFKRWTGITPTEFRNKTNF; encoded by the coding sequence ATGGATAAAAGCTTGATTGGAACTAAAACAAACATCCTGCCACGTATTGATTGGAACATCCGTTTCTTCGGTGCACACCAACAAACGGTGCATTCGAATTGGTCAATGCATAAGGAGTCTCACCATGCTTTTGAAATATTAATTGTATTAGAAGGTGCACAGGAAACGGTCGTTGAAGGTGAACCATTGATCATTAAGAAGGATGATATTCTTCTTATTCCTCCTGGCTTTGAGCACACGAATAAATGTATCTCCACGGAGCCCATGACATATTTCTGTGCTCACTTTGACATTGATGAACCGTCCTTACGAATGGAAATTATGAAAAATTGTGATTGGATCTATGAGCCTTCTAATCCGTACCACGGCCAGCTCAAAGCCTGCCTGCAGCAATGGCTTGATATATTCGCCGAACCTGATTTGTTGTTCGCCAAAGCCAAAATAAGAGCACAAATTTACCTTTTTGAATTGTTAGACGTTCTGGTTGATATACAGCCTTTACATAAGGACAACCGCACCAACCAATCCATGACTACAGCCAAGCATGCCAAAGAAATTGCTGAAGCGATTAAGCGCAGCTTTAAGAAACAATGCATTACCTCAAACGATACGGAAGATCGAACCATCCATATTCAGCCGATCATTGCATCTCTTGGCATAAGCCCGAATTATGGACTGGAAGTGTTCCAGAAAATATATCAGATGTCACCTCGCAAATATTTGTCCGATCTGAAATTGCAGGAAGCCAAAATCCTGTTACAACAACCGGAAATATCCTTATTTGAGATTGCACATCGTCTAGGCTACAAAAACCTTTCTCACTTCAGCAGACAGTTTAAACGGTGGACTGGAATTACCCCAACGGAGTTTCGCAACAAAACGAATTTTTAA
- a CDS encoding MerR family transcriptional regulator: MHTIGEVAELLGISAHTLRYYEKEQIIIPLRDAGGDRRYNESHLKWLQFVIKLKETQMPIAVIKKYASLFQEGEHTAPERLKLLENHKRAVEDQMNNLHAANEMLELKIMAYRSFIGK; encoded by the coding sequence ATGCATACCATTGGTGAAGTCGCTGAATTGCTCGGGATCAGTGCCCACACGTTGAGATATTACGAGAAAGAGCAGATTATCATTCCACTTCGTGATGCCGGTGGAGACAGGCGATACAATGAGTCTCATCTCAAATGGCTGCAGTTTGTCATCAAGTTAAAAGAAACACAAATGCCGATCGCTGTCATTAAAAAGTATGCTTCGTTATTTCAAGAAGGCGAGCATACGGCTCCAGAACGTTTGAAGCTACTGGAGAATCATAAGAGAGCCGTTGAAGATCAGATGAACAACCTTCATGCCGCGAACGAAATGCTTGAACTCAAAATTATGGCATATCGATCATTTATCGGGAAATAA
- a CDS encoding serine hydrolase yields the protein MDFKPLASFIDRITSWRVPWAEVLVMHQNEPVFHYRNGYANLEEQTPIGDGAIFNLYSMTKIMTCVAGLQLVERGDMLLSDPLSEYLPEYADMKVKKTMANGEVRLEQATRAITVRDLFTMTAGFSYDVGCPSIQEIVQSSNGTASTRDFAKALAKEPLLFEPGTHWNYSMCHDVLGALVEVVSGKRFGTYLRDAIIEPLGMKDTAFDLNEEQQRRLIPQYAYNDELGQAVRMDGNGFRVSTELESGGAGLMSTVSDYARFLNALTGRGTSPDGVRILSQASVELMRTDHLNEMTRGDYSWDHMDGYGYGLGVRTHISKAGSGSLSPLGEFGWSGAAGCMAIIDPDSELTVMYAQHLLNSQEPYVQRRLRNVVYSCLS from the coding sequence ATGGACTTTAAACCGCTTGCTTCATTTATTGATCGCATCACATCCTGGCGAGTACCGTGGGCAGAGGTGCTTGTCATGCATCAAAATGAACCCGTTTTCCATTATCGGAACGGGTATGCCAATCTAGAGGAGCAAACGCCAATCGGGGATGGAGCGATCTTCAATCTGTATTCCATGACCAAAATCATGACCTGTGTTGCGGGACTGCAGCTGGTGGAGAGAGGCGATATGCTGTTAAGTGATCCGTTATCCGAATATTTGCCAGAGTATGCGGACATGAAAGTGAAGAAAACGATGGCGAATGGGGAAGTGCGGCTGGAACAAGCGACCAGAGCGATAACGGTACGTGACTTGTTTACAATGACGGCTGGATTCTCATATGATGTGGGTTGTCCAAGTATACAGGAGATCGTACAGAGTAGTAACGGAACCGCAAGTACACGGGATTTTGCGAAAGCGCTTGCCAAAGAACCGTTGTTATTTGAGCCTGGCACACATTGGAATTACAGTATGTGTCACGATGTACTGGGAGCTCTGGTAGAGGTTGTTAGTGGTAAACGGTTTGGTACGTATTTACGTGATGCAATTATTGAACCACTAGGCATGAAGGATACGGCGTTCGATCTGAATGAAGAGCAGCAGCGTCGTTTGATTCCGCAATATGCTTACAATGATGAGCTTGGGCAAGCGGTACGGATGGATGGCAATGGATTCCGTGTAAGTACAGAGCTGGAGAGTGGTGGAGCAGGGCTGATGTCCACGGTTAGCGACTATGCTCGTTTTCTGAATGCATTGACAGGTCGAGGCACAAGTCCAGACGGTGTGCGAATTCTCTCCCAGGCTTCAGTAGAGCTTATGCGAACAGATCACCTGAATGAAATGACCCGAGGGGACTACTCCTGGGATCATATGGATGGGTATGGTTATGGATTAGGTGTACGTACGCATATCTCCAAAGCAGGCAGTGGATCACTTAGTCCATTAGGTGAATTCGGATGGAGTGGTGCTGCGGGCTGTATGGCGATCATTGATCCGGATTCCGAGCTGACCGTGATGTATGCACAGCATCTATTGAACAGTCAGGAGCCTTACGTTCAGCGGCGGCTGCGTAATGTCGTGTATTCTTGTTTGTCATAA
- a CDS encoding MFS transporter, giving the protein MNTIPLKRLVPGLIIGPASWLGPYIAAASLFLPAMIQHLDADNKIEIVALFSALGMVVAALSNMVAGYLSDRTKSRFGQRTPWLVSGAFVFMLAMILASMSTSIPFLLVSWMLGQVALNFIVAPMVAWLDLAPEQGKGTASSAYGGLGMALGNNGFTIIAAMFLGQFRLGFILFGIITFVGTLIAAYIVREPSNLHEKLDPAAAVRREKITAKELIAVIPKWSVGRDYYLALFGKLAQGIGNFAITGYLLFIMTDFLHKDTSATQQSIQLVNIVMLIFGIVMGFIAGPISDKFNLLKLPVGLSTIFLGIGALSIFFLQNDTGIIIYAFMAGLGMGIWNSLDNLLNLRVIPDKNRVGLFLGIYNLGNTVTQAIAPVIAAILISQIGFSSIFIMSFVLSTIGGISILAIKSVSR; this is encoded by the coding sequence ATGAATACGATACCACTTAAACGTCTAGTGCCAGGATTAATTATCGGACCTGCTTCCTGGCTGGGGCCATATATAGCAGCGGCAAGTTTGTTTTTGCCTGCCATGATTCAGCATTTGGATGCAGATAATAAAATTGAAATTGTAGCTCTATTTTCAGCACTCGGCATGGTCGTTGCCGCACTATCCAATATGGTAGCTGGTTATTTATCAGACCGGACGAAATCTCGTTTTGGTCAACGCACTCCTTGGTTAGTATCCGGCGCATTCGTATTTATGTTAGCGATGATCTTGGCATCCATGTCCACTTCGATTCCATTTTTGTTAGTCAGTTGGATGTTGGGACAGGTTGCATTGAATTTTATTGTAGCTCCTATGGTCGCTTGGTTAGATTTGGCACCTGAACAAGGGAAAGGCACAGCTTCATCTGCTTATGGCGGGTTAGGGATGGCCCTTGGTAATAATGGTTTTACGATTATTGCAGCTATGTTTCTAGGGCAGTTTCGATTAGGCTTTATCTTATTTGGGATTATTACGTTTGTAGGTACGTTGATCGCAGCTTATATTGTTCGTGAACCATCCAATCTACATGAAAAATTAGATCCAGCAGCAGCGGTAAGAAGGGAGAAAATAACGGCTAAAGAATTAATAGCTGTGATTCCGAAGTGGTCTGTTGGACGAGATTATTATTTGGCTTTATTCGGCAAATTGGCTCAGGGGATTGGAAACTTTGCGATTACAGGTTATTTATTATTCATCATGACAGACTTTCTACACAAAGATACATCTGCTACACAGCAGTCTATTCAATTAGTAAATATCGTTATGTTAATCTTCGGTATTGTTATGGGATTCATTGCAGGCCCCATTTCAGACAAATTTAATCTACTTAAATTACCCGTAGGTTTGTCTACTATTTTTCTGGGCATTGGAGCGTTAAGCATTTTCTTTCTACAAAATGATACCGGTATCATTATTTATGCGTTTATGGCTGGTCTGGGAATGGGGATCTGGAACTCGTTAGATAACCTTCTTAATTTGCGAGTTATTCCTGATAAGAACCGAGTGGGGTTATTTCTCGGAATTTATAATCTCGGAAATACGGTAACCCAAGCGATTGCACCTGTTATAGCTGCGATTTTGATCTCACAGATCGGGTTCTCGTCCATTTTCATCATGTCCTTTGTGTTATCTACAATCGGGGGCATCTCCATTCTTGCTATTAAATCTGTATCTAGATAA
- a CDS encoding iron-siderophore ABC transporter substrate-binding protein gives MGETVIKGEPQHIISLFPAATDYLLALGIVPEAASSNEEGSDQFPTYLSDQLQGSKNIGWQVDPNFESILAAEPDLIIGQDFMSDAYSSLSKIAPTLLAEKLKDDQGIIRMKTSLLHMGDMLGKTEQAKQVIEDYEAKAKDAQAKIKQAIGDETVMFLRLSDKEVRYYSKRNYEVLYDDLGLTPPPSIPDPSESMKVISMEMLPTINPDHIFLLSSDPNETSELEKTAVWKGLNAVKNNHVYNVDYGLWFQGPGGPIGQTKIIEETVQFLTQ, from the coding sequence ATGGGGGAAACCGTTATTAAAGGTGAGCCTCAGCACATTATTTCTCTGTTTCCAGCGGCAACGGACTATTTGTTAGCACTCGGTATCGTACCTGAAGCAGCATCAAGTAATGAGGAGGGTAGTGATCAGTTTCCTACTTATCTGTCTGACCAGTTGCAAGGAAGTAAAAATATAGGTTGGCAGGTTGACCCGAACTTTGAAAGTATATTGGCAGCAGAGCCGGATCTCATTATTGGTCAGGATTTCATGAGTGATGCCTATAGTAGCCTCAGCAAAATTGCACCCACTTTACTAGCTGAGAAGTTAAAAGACGACCAGGGCATTATTCGTATGAAAACGAGTCTTCTTCATATGGGAGATATGTTAGGGAAGACAGAGCAAGCTAAGCAAGTTATTGAAGATTACGAGGCGAAGGCTAAAGACGCTCAGGCGAAGATCAAGCAAGCCATTGGGGATGAGACCGTTATGTTCCTACGCTTATCGGACAAAGAAGTCAGGTATTACAGTAAGAGAAACTATGAGGTTCTGTACGACGATCTTGGACTTACGCCTCCGCCATCCATACCTGATCCGTCTGAATCAATGAAAGTGATCTCGATGGAAATGTTGCCAACGATCAATCCAGATCATATTTTCCTGTTGTCTTCCGATCCGAATGAAACGAGCGAGCTTGAGAAAACGGCCGTCTGGAAAGGACTGAACGCTGTGAAGAACAACCATGTATACAATGTGGATTACGGCTTGTGGTTCCAAGGGCCAGGAGGGCCGATCGGACAGACCAAAATTATAGAGGAAACGGTGCAGTTTCTAACTCAATAA
- a CDS encoding MurR/RpiR family transcriptional regulator gives MFSNEQISSYNDLELSIYNYISQNMEKVAYMRIRELADETHVSTATILRFCRKNQCEGFSEFKVKLKMLLAQHKRKSTKALKSPHHAVYEFFERSQKPELEEKIRTAAQLVSTASSVIFIGTGSSGIMAEYGARYFSSLGTFSMYINDPQFPVHAKIRENSVTIALSTSGENPFILPHLTQIKQEKNKIVSITNNRQSTIAKISDINIPYYVNEEYYESANITTQFPVLFLLEWMAREVSKHE, from the coding sequence ATGTTTTCTAACGAGCAGATTTCTTCATATAACGACTTGGAACTATCGATCTATAACTACATTTCACAGAACATGGAGAAGGTTGCTTACATGCGTATAAGAGAGTTGGCAGATGAGACGCATGTCTCTACTGCAACGATTCTTCGATTTTGTCGAAAGAACCAATGTGAGGGGTTTTCGGAGTTTAAAGTGAAGCTGAAAATGCTACTGGCTCAGCACAAAAGAAAATCAACAAAAGCCTTGAAAAGTCCTCATCATGCTGTGTATGAATTTTTCGAGCGTTCCCAGAAGCCTGAATTGGAAGAGAAGATTAGAACAGCAGCACAATTGGTCTCTACAGCCAGCAGTGTCATTTTTATCGGTACGGGGAGTTCAGGAATTATGGCGGAATATGGCGCTAGATATTTCTCAAGCCTTGGCACGTTCTCGATGTATATTAATGATCCTCAGTTCCCTGTCCATGCCAAAATACGAGAGAACAGTGTTACGATTGCATTATCGACCTCGGGTGAAAATCCATTCATACTACCCCATCTAACGCAAATTAAGCAGGAGAAAAATAAAATTGTGAGTATTACGAATAATCGCCAATCCACGATAGCCAAAATCTCCGATATTAATATTCCCTATTATGTAAATGAGGAGTACTATGAATCAGCAAATATAACCACCCAATTCCCTGTTCTCTTTCTATTGGAATGGATGGCTCGAGAGGTTTCCAAACATGAATGA
- a CDS encoding YitT family protein: MNQNRIQKSNKLKILSKVLLIIIGGFITAYGLEAILIPNNVSDGGVTGLSIVGSQLFGLPLGMLIGLINIPFVWLGYKQIGKSFALYSVIGIASLAVSTSLMHHVPTIIQGDTLLVTVVGGIIIGFGMGLALRNGGALDGIDMLAVLLSRKVPFGTSDLILFLNMFVFIVVSTVFGLQGAILSGLAYFIASKVIHIVEEGLSGSKTFKIITNQPEIMVETIRDRLGRGATYTDAYGGYSNEQFKEITCVINRMEESKIKDIIHEIDPTAFVVVYDVAEVKGGNFKKKDIH, from the coding sequence ATGAATCAAAACAGAATACAAAAATCGAACAAGCTGAAGATCCTCTCCAAAGTATTGTTAATCATTATCGGGGGATTTATCACGGCATATGGTCTGGAAGCCATATTGATTCCTAACAATGTCTCGGACGGTGGCGTAACCGGCCTTAGCATCGTAGGATCACAATTGTTCGGACTACCACTCGGCATGTTAATCGGGCTTATTAACATTCCTTTTGTATGGCTCGGTTATAAGCAGATCGGTAAGAGCTTTGCCTTATATTCGGTCATCGGTATTGCTTCACTTGCAGTTAGCACCAGTCTGATGCACCATGTACCAACGATTATTCAAGGTGATACCTTGCTGGTTACCGTTGTTGGAGGTATTATTATCGGTTTTGGTATGGGTCTAGCACTACGTAATGGCGGAGCATTAGATGGAATAGACATGTTGGCTGTGTTGTTATCCCGTAAAGTCCCATTTGGAACGAGTGACCTGATCCTGTTCCTCAACATGTTTGTGTTTATCGTCGTGTCTACCGTATTCGGTTTGCAAGGCGCGATTCTGTCAGGGCTTGCGTATTTTATTGCTTCTAAAGTTATACATATCGTTGAAGAAGGCTTGAGCGGTTCCAAGACATTCAAAATTATTACGAATCAACCAGAGATTATGGTCGAAACCATTCGTGATCGTCTAGGACGTGGGGCAACATATACCGATGCGTATGGTGGATACTCTAACGAGCAATTCAAAGAAATTACGTGTGTCATCAACCGGATGGAAGAAAGTAAAATTAAAGATATCATTCATGAAATTGATCCTACGGCTTTTGTAGTCGTATACGATGTAGCTGAAGTTAAAGGCGGGAATTTCAAGAAGAAGGATATTCACTAG
- a CDS encoding AraC family transcriptional regulator, which yields MKVWFITPMISSSELLWKVEDMHVEEHVKLWNLASIKIWDVRHVIMRAGESISAYRFPISGFIYTVRGNAMVALDDTIYTIDRMQILHGGKGVCLNIDSIEKQFEYYLIFYRAQLTLPMSRENQALLKQHIPFHVQYAFVPEYPIDLYNKVKNINNDWNRNNAFAKFQVKTLFYQFINELLRQLSAQSIEAVKPNLVAQAVRYLHENYTLPIMVEPLAELLDCSAGHLSRIFKKETGSSLITYLTRIRMDKATELLLHTDASLQQIADSIGIPDVVYFNRLFKKHVGLSPGRFKQKCIPLRSDQNYAMRESELSIVSPKYRGYDPIDDDNYYQYKPEGESYTSMRSRKPIALLLMLSLTLLISACSPTSGNSTVNSNGTSSTNPPATEVAQTAEATQQERVVTHPWGKPLLKVSLSTLFLCFQRQRTIC from the coding sequence GTGAAAGTATGGTTTATTACGCCGATGATAAGCTCAAGTGAACTGTTGTGGAAGGTGGAAGACATGCACGTAGAAGAACATGTTAAACTTTGGAATTTGGCCTCTATTAAAATATGGGATGTGCGTCACGTTATTATGCGTGCTGGCGAGTCGATTAGTGCCTATCGATTTCCAATCAGTGGTTTTATCTACACAGTACGAGGCAATGCGATGGTGGCACTAGATGACACAATATACACAATTGATCGAATGCAAATATTACATGGAGGTAAGGGAGTATGCTTGAATATTGACTCCATTGAAAAACAGTTTGAATACTACCTCATATTCTATCGTGCTCAGTTGACGTTACCCATGAGCCGCGAGAATCAAGCGTTATTGAAGCAGCATATTCCTTTTCATGTTCAATATGCGTTTGTCCCCGAGTATCCTATTGACTTATACAATAAGGTTAAAAACATAAATAACGATTGGAATCGGAACAATGCGTTCGCAAAATTTCAGGTGAAGACGTTGTTCTATCAATTTATAAATGAATTGTTGCGACAGTTAAGTGCGCAGAGCATTGAAGCAGTGAAGCCTAATCTCGTAGCTCAAGCTGTTCGTTATCTACATGAAAACTATACATTACCAATTATGGTGGAGCCGCTCGCAGAACTTCTGGATTGCAGTGCAGGTCATTTGTCGCGAATCTTCAAGAAAGAGACCGGCAGCAGCCTGATTACGTATTTAACCCGGATTCGAATGGATAAAGCGACGGAGCTGCTGCTGCATACCGATGCGTCTCTGCAGCAGATTGCTGACAGTATAGGCATTCCAGATGTTGTATATTTTAATCGCTTGTTCAAAAAGCATGTAGGGCTTTCTCCAGGTCGGTTCAAACAGAAATGTATCCCACTGCGATCCGATCAGAATTATGCTATGCGAGAATCAGAATTGTCCATTGTCAGCCCTAAGTATCGAGGTTATGATCCTATTGATGATGATAATTATTATCAATACAAACCCGAAGGAGAGTCATATACATCTATGAGATCGAGAAAACCCATTGCATTGCTTTTAATGCTCAGCCTTACCTTATTAATCTCTGCTTGTTCACCCACTTCAGGGAATTCAACAGTGAATAGTAATGGGACAAGCAGTACGAATCCACCAGCCACCGAAGTTGCTCAGACAGCCGAAGCAACACAACAAGAGCGAGTTGTAACGCATCCATGGGGGAAACCGTTATTAAAGGTGAGCCTCAGCACATTATTTCTCTGTTTCCAGCGGCAACGGACTATTTGTTAG